A portion of the Bacillus sp. es.034 genome contains these proteins:
- the yutH gene encoding spore coat putative kinase YutH — MSQEILMNHFGLHPERAFFDGMMDRYMVGGLVYSIVGVSNMEQETLVELYKLAEHLKSTGDRHVSTFVQSNEGKFLVVEKDKDYVVLRNEGIESPPYHKLGRKLSKFHFRGRTFEEKVEKINRMGQWKSLWEKRMAQLEKAYYQVIQDQPADEFERRFVESYPYYSALSENAIQYLVDTELDEDPKAEDAGTICHERFLESTWGTEMCIHFPFQWVFDHCSRDIAEWVRERYFMRSQTFHPELQEFMKEYESVTPLSPFSWRLLYSRLLFPLHYFECIEEYYISQSEQKKKTVEEKLERYLKNSHQYEAFLADFYHMSEVPVKKWGIPQIAWL; from the coding sequence ATGTCTCAAGAGATTCTAATGAACCATTTTGGGTTGCATCCTGAGCGGGCATTCTTCGATGGAATGATGGATCGATATATGGTCGGGGGATTAGTATATAGTATTGTGGGTGTATCGAATATGGAACAGGAAACCCTGGTGGAACTCTATAAATTAGCAGAACACCTGAAGAGCACAGGGGACCGGCATGTGTCGACTTTTGTCCAGAGCAATGAGGGGAAATTTCTCGTGGTGGAGAAGGATAAGGATTATGTCGTCCTGCGAAATGAGGGCATAGAGTCCCCGCCTTATCATAAGCTCGGCCGAAAGCTAAGCAAATTCCATTTCAGGGGACGGACCTTCGAAGAGAAAGTGGAAAAAATAAATCGCATGGGACAGTGGAAAAGTCTGTGGGAAAAGAGAATGGCTCAACTGGAAAAAGCCTATTATCAGGTCATTCAGGACCAGCCCGCTGACGAGTTTGAACGCCGGTTTGTCGAGAGTTATCCTTATTATAGTGCGCTTTCTGAAAATGCCATTCAATACCTGGTCGATACGGAGCTTGATGAAGACCCGAAGGCAGAGGACGCGGGCACGATCTGTCATGAACGCTTTCTCGAGTCCACATGGGGGACCGAAATGTGCATACATTTTCCGTTTCAATGGGTATTCGACCACTGCAGCCGGGACATAGCCGAGTGGGTGAGGGAACGATACTTCATGAGGAGCCAAACGTTTCATCCTGAGCTTCAGGAATTCATGAAAGAGTATGAGTCGGTTACACCCCTTTCTCCATTTTCATGGAGGTTGTTGTATTCCCGGCTATTGTTTCCCCTGCATTATTTCGAATGCATCGAGGAGTATTACATTTCACAATCAGAACAGAAGAAAAAGACAGTCGAGGAGAAACTGGAGCGCTATTTGAAAAATTCCCATCAATACGAAGCGTTTCTGGCAGACTTTTACCATATGTCCGAGGTGCCGGTGAAAAAGTGGGGCATTCCCCAGATAGCGTGGTTATAA
- a CDS encoding D-glycerate dehydrogenase: MKPFIYITRKLPEAVVAPLKNEFDVEMWEREDAPVPRDILLEKAEKASALLTMLSDKVNRELLQNASHLKVVSNLAVGFDNIDLEAAKEKGVTITNTPDVLTETTADLTFALLMATARRIVEADRYIKDGKWKSWSPLLLAGMDIHHKTMGIVGMGSIGEAVARRAKGFNMEVLYHNRSRKSEAEESLEVRYVPFDDLLSQSDFVVVLAPLNTETKGMFQENQFSKMKKTAIFINAARGAIVNESALEQALKRGEIAGAGMDVFEAEPISEDHPLLQFDQVVAIPHIGSSSKDTRYDMMTLCVENILAVLKGDNPKTAVK; the protein is encoded by the coding sequence ATGAAACCATTCATCTATATTACGAGGAAACTTCCTGAGGCCGTGGTCGCCCCATTAAAAAATGAGTTCGACGTGGAAATGTGGGAACGGGAGGATGCCCCGGTACCGAGGGATATCCTCCTTGAGAAGGCAGAGAAAGCATCTGCTTTACTCACCATGCTATCGGACAAGGTTAATCGGGAACTCTTACAGAATGCTTCCCATTTAAAAGTGGTGTCAAATCTTGCGGTTGGCTTTGATAATATCGATCTGGAAGCGGCAAAAGAAAAGGGTGTCACCATTACCAATACGCCCGATGTACTGACCGAAACGACGGCGGATTTAACTTTCGCCCTTTTGATGGCAACCGCACGACGTATCGTAGAAGCCGACCGGTATATTAAAGATGGGAAGTGGAAAAGCTGGTCACCCCTCCTCCTTGCCGGAATGGATATTCATCATAAAACGATGGGGATCGTCGGAATGGGAAGTATCGGTGAAGCGGTGGCGAGAAGGGCGAAGGGTTTTAATATGGAAGTACTGTACCATAACCGTTCCCGTAAATCCGAAGCGGAAGAATCACTTGAAGTCCGGTATGTGCCATTTGATGATCTTCTTTCCCAATCGGATTTCGTGGTTGTCCTTGCGCCTTTAAACACGGAAACAAAAGGGATGTTCCAGGAAAATCAATTCAGTAAAATGAAAAAAACAGCGATCTTTATCAATGCAGCACGGGGAGCCATCGTTAATGAATCAGCTCTTGAACAAGCGTTGAAGAGGGGGGAGATTGCGGGAGCGGGAATGGATGTATTCGAAGCAGAACCTATAAGTGAGGATCATCCTCTTCTACAGTTCGATCAAGTCGTCGCGATCCCTCATATCGGAAGCTCCTCAAAGGACACCCGTTATGACATGATGACCCTGTGTGTGGAGAACATACTGGCCGTTCTTAAAGGAGACAACCCAAAAACAGCAGTGAAGTAA
- a CDS encoding NifU family protein, giving the protein MAENEMIAPVQEVLDKLRPFLLRDGGDCELVDVEDGIVKLRLLGACGSCPSSTITLKAGIERALVEEVPGIVEVEQVF; this is encoded by the coding sequence ATGGCTGAAAACGAAATGATTGCACCCGTTCAGGAAGTATTAGATAAATTACGTCCGTTCCTACTTCGCGATGGTGGAGATTGTGAACTTGTAGACGTTGAAGATGGCATTGTAAAATTGCGCCTTCTGGGTGCTTGCGGAAGCTGCCCAAGTTCAACGATCACATTAAAAGCAGGAATCGAACGCGCTTTGGTGGAAGAAGTTCCTGGTATCGTCGAAGTAGAGCAAGTATTCTAA
- a CDS encoding YuzD family protein → MERKPVELYVYGAEILCPSCVNLPSSKETYEWLEAAVSRKYPNQPFVIKYVDIHNPPEEESVKQFASRVVEEDMFYPIVLLEGKIVGEGNPRLKTIYSELEKYGYKAV, encoded by the coding sequence ATGGAACGTAAGCCGGTTGAACTTTACGTGTACGGGGCAGAAATACTTTGTCCAAGCTGCGTGAACTTACCATCATCGAAAGAAACGTACGAGTGGCTCGAGGCTGCAGTGAGCAGGAAATATCCAAATCAGCCATTTGTCATTAAATATGTGGATATCCACAATCCGCCGGAAGAAGAATCGGTGAAACAGTTTGCCTCAAGGGTAGTGGAAGAAGATATGTTCTATCCCATTGTCTTATTGGAAGGCAAGATTGTCGGAGAAGGAAATCCCCGTCTGAAGACGATCTACTCAGAACTTGAGAAGTATGGATATAAGGCGGTTTGA
- a CDS encoding NAD(P)/FAD-dependent oxidoreductase encodes MKQLVLLGGGYGNMRVLLRLLPNQLPEDVSITLIDRNPYHCLKTEYYALAAGTISDQHVRVSFPEHARLSYVYGDISGVDMENKLVRMKDQDPVPYDDLVIGLGCEDKYHNVPGADEHTFSIQTIERSRKTYQTLCNLPAGSIVGIVGAGLSGIELASELRESRSDLKIKLFDRGPRILNAFPERLSSYVHGWFDENGVEIVNNSNITRVEPNTLHNHEEQIFCDAIVWTAGIQPSKVVRDMDVEKDASGRVILTKYHNLPQDENVYVVGDCASLPQAPSAQLAEGQAEQIVTILLKRWNNEELPAELPKIKLKGILGSLGKKHGFGLVNERSITGRVARLLKSGVLWMYKYHNG; translated from the coding sequence ATGAAACAATTAGTGCTGCTTGGCGGAGGATATGGGAACATGCGCGTCCTTCTTCGCTTATTACCCAACCAATTACCTGAAGATGTATCGATTACCCTGATTGACAGAAATCCTTATCACTGTCTGAAGACAGAATACTATGCGCTTGCTGCCGGTACGATTTCAGATCAGCATGTACGCGTATCATTCCCGGAACATGCCCGGTTATCCTATGTATACGGAGATATCTCAGGCGTGGACATGGAGAATAAACTCGTCCGTATGAAAGATCAGGATCCCGTTCCTTATGACGACCTTGTCATCGGGCTTGGGTGTGAGGATAAATATCATAATGTACCGGGTGCAGATGAACATACCTTCTCGATTCAAACGATTGAAAGGTCACGTAAGACGTATCAAACGCTGTGTAATCTTCCTGCAGGTTCGATCGTCGGAATCGTCGGTGCGGGCTTAAGCGGGATTGAACTTGCCAGTGAGCTTCGGGAAAGCCGTTCTGATCTGAAGATCAAGCTATTCGACCGTGGACCGCGTATCCTCAATGCCTTCCCTGAACGTCTGAGCTCTTACGTTCACGGCTGGTTTGACGAAAATGGCGTAGAAATCGTGAACAATTCCAATATTACAAGAGTGGAGCCGAATACACTGCATAACCACGAAGAACAGATCTTCTGTGATGCCATCGTGTGGACGGCCGGGATTCAACCGAGCAAGGTCGTTCGGGATATGGACGTGGAAAAGGATGCAAGCGGTCGCGTCATCCTGACAAAGTATCATAACCTGCCACAGGATGAAAACGTGTATGTGGTCGGTGACTGCGCAAGCCTTCCTCAAGCTCCTAGTGCACAACTTGCTGAAGGGCAGGCAGAACAAATCGTCACCATCTTGCTGAAGCGTTGGAATAATGAAGAGCTTCCCGCAGAACTGCCTAAGATCAAGCTAAAGGGGATCCTTGGTTCACTCGGAAAGAAACATGGTTTCGGACTGGTAAACGAGCGCTCCATCACGGGCCGGGTCGCCCGTTTGTTGAAATCCGGTGTATTGTGGATGTATAAATATCATAATGGTTGA
- a CDS encoding YuzB family protein — protein MELKPIIEFCISNLASGAQKALEILERDPNLDVIEYGCLGYCGKCAQAFYALVNGEVVTGDTPEELVDHIYQFLEDNPMF, from the coding sequence ATGGAATTGAAACCTATTATTGAATTTTGTATAAGCAATCTTGCTAGCGGTGCGCAAAAGGCGCTTGAGATATTAGAAAGAGACCCGAACCTTGATGTCATTGAGTACGGATGCCTGGGATACTGCGGAAAATGCGCCCAAGCGTTTTATGCTCTCGTCAATGGGGAGGTCGTAACAGGCGACACGCCTGAAGAACTGGTGGATCATATCTATCAATTCCTTGAAGATAACCCGATGTTCTAA
- a CDS encoding DUF2225 domain-containing protein, with protein sequence MTVVTPFYDKKTQCLSCKHSYSTIRIRSRFVKLSGYDSDFCPLYESDEVNPLLYNVSVCPQCGFSYTDDFTVYIPPVLKAELEKKISLHWQPQDYGKVRSYEDAINTYKLAAYCALIKKEKKVTIAGLYLRTAWLYRKMADKEQERRFINLAAHEYIDAYLTDGASGSLMSETKLLYIIAELLRRQDKIDEAVAYLSKVISKQHLSTEPKIIEMARERWYEIREMHKEMKSM encoded by the coding sequence ATGACGGTTGTGACGCCATTTTATGATAAGAAGACCCAGTGTCTATCGTGTAAACACTCATACAGTACGATTAGGATCAGATCCCGGTTTGTGAAGCTCAGCGGGTATGACAGTGATTTTTGCCCCCTGTATGAGTCAGATGAAGTGAACCCTTTGCTCTATAACGTATCCGTCTGTCCGCAGTGCGGTTTTTCTTATACGGATGATTTCACCGTATACATACCTCCTGTTCTTAAAGCAGAGCTTGAAAAGAAAATCAGTCTTCACTGGCAGCCTCAGGATTATGGGAAAGTCAGGTCATATGAAGATGCAATCAATACGTATAAACTGGCTGCCTACTGTGCTTTAATCAAGAAGGAGAAAAAAGTAACCATAGCAGGGTTATACCTTCGCACAGCCTGGCTTTATCGAAAGATGGCTGATAAAGAACAGGAAAGACGCTTCATTAATCTGGCTGCACATGAATATATCGATGCCTATTTAACGGATGGTGCATCCGGTTCTTTGATGTCTGAAACAAAGCTCTTGTATATCATCGCTGAATTACTGAGAAGGCAGGATAAGATCGACGAAGCCGTAGCCTACCTTTCTAAAGTCATCAGTAAACAGCACCTCTCCACCGAACCAAAAATCATCGAAATGGCCAGGGAGCGCTGGTATGAAATCCGGGAAATGCATAAAGAAATGAAGTCAATGTAA
- a CDS encoding iron-sulfur cluster assembly accessory protein translates to MSEVVILTEAAALQIKDMMKEHEETDAMLRVAVKGGGCSGLSYGMGFEHDLQDGDTTTEQHGIKLVVAKNDAAILNGTKIDYKQSMMGGGFTIDNPNAIASCGCGSSFVTATNKGTPENC, encoded by the coding sequence ATGAGTGAAGTTGTCATTCTAACAGAAGCTGCTGCCCTTCAGATTAAAGATATGATGAAGGAACATGAAGAAACAGATGCCATGTTACGAGTAGCGGTAAAAGGGGGAGGCTGCAGCGGCCTTTCTTACGGTATGGGATTTGAACATGATCTACAGGATGGAGATACAACGACAGAGCAGCATGGAATCAAGCTTGTCGTAGCAAAAAATGATGCTGCCATCCTGAACGGGACGAAAATAGACTACAAGCAGTCCATGATGGGCGGCGGATTCACCATCGACAATCCGAACGCCATCGCATCATGCGGATGTGGATCATCATTCGTGACGGCGACGAATAAAGGAACGCCGGAGAACTGCTAA